A region from the Silene latifolia isolate original U9 population chromosome 7, ASM4854445v1, whole genome shotgun sequence genome encodes:
- the LOC141592852 gene encoding F-box protein CPR1-like isoform X1: protein MAASLPLELITEIFTKLPVKSLHRFKCVSKTWNSIITSTKFIKQHLRQTLILNTNFNNIIISSNNSIFSSAISAVKLRFDIINHPLNNLFHRPAVDIIESVHGLLLIADYPKQTLYLFNPSNKTQRFVPPAPSGPSRKPGFGFGLVDVFGFGYDSVTDDYKVVRLVQWFDSGLCRETSVYSMRNDSWESVNDKTVPYSLQQTNAVAAQEKLCFVVSSRDSKPVLKCFDLRTSTFSLVNHPELDSYDFGKMTMSLRNLRGCLCLLMNYQEHKVDPAKAMGDPLYNRQFLYADVWELNESKWVKLFRIRKNEIHKDCMYLRLVTYSKDMKSVLVEVDGIWFGWYDLVSNRIERVPVQGLRVEDSPYLASTYVESLVSVENNKVVSKKEGTRPKKTIEKNDFLSSGFKLKL, encoded by the exons ATGGCGGCATCTCTACCATTAGAACTCATCACAGAGATCTTTACAAAACTCCCTGTTAAATCCCTTCATCGTTTCAAATGTGTCTCTAAAACATGGAATTCCATAATCACTTCCACAAAgttcatcaaacaacatctcCGTCAAACCCTAATCTTGAACACCAACTTCAACAACATTATCATCTCTAGCAACAACTCCATCTTCTCCTCCGCCATTTCCGCTGTCAAACTCCGCTTCGATATCATAAACCATCCTCTAAACAACCTCTTTCACCGTCCCGCTGTTGATATCATCGAAAGCGTGCACGGTCTCCTCCTCATTGCTGACTACCCTAAGCAAACTTTGTATTTATTCAACCCATCAAACAAAACGCAACGTTTTGTCCCTCCTGCTCCGTCTGGACCGTCTCGTAAACCGGGTTTTGGTTTTGGGCTTGTGGATGTGTTCGGGTTTGGGTATGATAGTGTTACGGATGATTATAAGGTTGTTAGGTTGGTTCAgtggtttgactcgggtttgtgTAGGGAGACGTCTGTTTATAGTATGCGGAATGACTCTTGGGAGTCGGTTAATGATAAGACTGTCCCATATTCTCTTCAGCAGACCAATGCTGTTGCTGCTCAAGAGAAATTGTGTTTTGTCGTGAGTTCGAGGGATTCTAAGCCGGTGTTGAAATGTTTTGATCTTAGGACTAGTACGTTTTCACTTGTGAATCATCCCGAGTTGGATAGTTATGATTTTGGTAAGATGACGATGAGTTTGAGGAATTTGCGCGGGTGTTTGTGCTTGCTTATGAATTACCAAGAGCATAAGGTTGACCCGGCTAAGGCCATGGGTGACCCGTTATATAACCGTCAATTTTTATATGCGGATGTGTGGGAATTGAATGAGTCTAAGTGGGTTAAGTTGTTTAGGATTCGAAAGAATGAGATTCATAAGGATTGTATGTATCTTAGGCTTGTTACTTACTCGAAAGATATGAAGAGTGTGTTGGTTGAGGTTGATGGTATTTGGTTCGGTTGGTATGATTTGGTGAGTAATAGGATTGAGAGAGTTCCGGTTCAAGGGTTGCGAGTTGAGGATTCGCCTTATCTGGCTTCTACCTATGTGGAGAGCCTTGTTTCGGTTGAGAATAACAAGGTGGTGTCTAAGAAGGAAGGAACTAGGCCTAAGAAGACCATTGAGAA GAACGATTTTCTGTCTTCAGGGTTCAAGCTTAAGCTTTGA
- the LOC141593138 gene encoding uncharacterized protein LOC141593138 yields MTNQENVENSEIDVNNPHYIHSTDLTGVKLVNTPFDGTNFANWRRSMLIALSAKNKIGFIDGSVTRPPATAATARNWQRCNDIVFSWLINSVSPEIGDSILYSATAQDAWEELEERFSQSNGAQLYGVHKKLSDFSQGNDSIGTYYTKLKSIWDEINGIGMNPKCSCNCNCGAKEKQLKFQEDKKAVEFLMGLNESYAVVRGTILMQNPLPKVAVIYNNLLQEERQREIHNTVNVQADSAAMMSKNVGYKGNSYNNNNKPFYSSGNNRGNYNNNFRSNNNNHRTNNSHISGNGFTHNTNNIHSTGRGQGNYKGKAPVENEPEKPKFCVYCKRNNHNVDSCFHLINRNRRIAGNVFNSQDLGTSSAASGFSEEQLDDDGFDVAEIQATAANFAGLFQEALGPW; encoded by the exons ATGACAAATCAAGAAAACGTAGAAAATTCTGAGATCGATGTAAACAATCCTCACTATATTCACTCAACTGATCTCACAGGAGTGAAGCTTGTTAATACGCCTTTTGATGGGACGAATTTCGCAAACTGGAGAAGATCAATGCTCATTGCACTCTCTGCCAAAAACAAAATTGGGTTCATTGATGGGAGTGTTACCAGACCTCCTGCAACTGCTGCAACAGCCAGAAATTGGCAACGTTGTAACGACATAGTATTTTCTTGGCTCATTAATTCAGTTTCTCCAGAAATTGGGGATTCTATTCTCTACAGTGCTACTGCGCAAGATGCTTGGGAAGAACTTGAAGAAAGATTCAGTCAATCCAATGGTGCACAACTCTATGGGGTTCATAAGAAGTTATCTGATTTTTCACAAGGAAATGATAGTATTGGTACTTACTATACCAAGCTCAAATCAATTTGGGATGAGATTAATGGTATTGGAATGAATCCTAAATGCAGCTGCAATTGTAATTGTGGGGCAAAGGAAAAACAATTGAAGTTTCAGGAAGACAAGAAAGCTGTTGAATTTCTGATGGGCTTAAACGAGTCTTATGCTGTGGTAAGAGGCACAATCTTGATGCAAAATCCTCTACCTAAAGTAGCAGTCATCTACAACAACTTGTTACAAGAGGAAAGGCAAAGAGAGATACATAATACTGTCAATGTTCAAGCAGATTCTGCGGCTATGATGAGCAAGAATGTAGGATACAAAGGAAattcttacaacaacaataacaagccATTTTATAGTTCTGGTAACAATCGTGGAAACTACAACAACAATTTcagaagcaacaacaacaatcacaggACAAATAACTCTCATATCTCAGGGAATGGTTTCACTCACAATACCAACAACATTCATTCTACTGGCAGAGGTCAGGGGAATTACAAAGGCAAGGCACCTGTAGAGAATGAACCTGAGAAGCCTAAGTTCTGTGTCTACTGCAAAAGGAACAATCATAACGTGGACAGTTGTTTTCATCTAATCAACAGAAACAGAAGAATTGCTGGTAATGTGTTCAACAGTCAAGATCTTGGTACATCTTCTGCAGCTAGTGGTTTTTCAGAAGAACAGCTGGATGATGATGGTTTTGATGTTGCTGAAATTCAAGCCACTGCTGCAAACTTTGCTG GACTATTCCAAGAAGCCCTTGGTCCTTGGTAG
- the LOC141592850 gene encoding F-box protein CPR1-like isoform X3, whose protein sequence is MAECLPLELITLILTKLPVKPLHRFKCVSKTWNSTITSSKFIKQHFHQTLISNTNNKILLISKNTILSSTISTVKLRFDIVNHPLNNIPHCPLIDVSGIVHGVVLLVDSSKKTVCLFNPTNKTTRLVPPAPSQKPASDDFDIAEVLGFGYDSVTDDYKIVKLVEWDVYRETSVYSMRNDSWKSVNDETPVSYTLREINAVAVDEILCFSVISRDRKPVLKCFDLRTSTFSLVDFPELDRGIGVMAMSFRSLRGCLCLVVSYRKHRVDPDKFIGGSFFYADVWEMNQCKWVKLFRIRKNEIRKDCMHLRLVTYSKDMKSVLIEVDGIWFGWYNLVTKKFKRVPVQGLEAVDLPFLAYTYVESLVSVVNNNKVVPKKKGTTPNKTIKKNDFLSSGFKLKL, encoded by the exons ATGGCGGAATGTCTACCATTAGAACTTATCACATTAATCCTCACAAAACTTCCTGTAAAACCCCTTCATCGTTTCAAATGTGTCTCAAAAACATGGAATTCCACAATCACTTCCTCAAAGTTCATCAAACAACATTTTCATCAAACCCTAATCTCTAACACCAACAACAAAATCCTCTTAATCTCTAAGAACACGATTCTCTCCTCCACCATATCCACTGTCAAACTCCGCTTCGATATCGTAAACCATCCTTTAAATAACATCCCTCACTGCCCCCTTATCGACGTATCCGGAATCGTCCATGGTGTTGTCCTCCTTGTTGACTCCTCTAAGAAAACCGTATGTTTATTCAACCCCACAAACAAAACGACACGTTTAGTCCCTCCTGCTCCGTCTCAGAAGCCGGCTTCTGATGATTTTGATATTGCCGAGGTGTTGGGGTTTGGGTATGATAGTGTTACAGATGATTACAAGATTGTTAAGTTGGTTGAGTGGGATGTGTATCGGGAGACGTCTGTATATAGTATGCGGAATGACTCGTGGAAATCTGTTAATGATGAGACACCCGTTTCATATACTCTTCGGGAGATCAATGCTGTTGCTGTTGATGAGATATTGTGTTTTTCAGTGATTTCGAGGGATCGTAAGCCGGTGTTGAAATGTTTTGATCTTAGGACTAGTACGTTTTCGCTTGTCGATTTTCCCGAGTTGGATAGAGGTATTGGTGTGATGGCGATGAGTTTCAGAAGTTTACGCGGATGTTTATGCTTGGTTGTGAGTTACCGTAAGCATAGGGTTGACCCGGATAAGTTCATTGGCGGCTCGTTTTTTTACGCGGATGTGTGGGAAATGAATCAGTGTAAGTGGGTTAAGCTGTTTAGGATTCGAAAGAATGAAATTCGTAAGGATTGTATGCATCTTAGGCTTGTTACTTACTCGAAAGATATGAAGAGCGTGTTGATTGAGGTTGATGGTATTTGGTTTGGTTGGTATAATTTGGTGACTAAAAAGTTTAAGAGAGTTCCGGTTCAAGGACTGGAAGCTGTGGATTTGCCTTTTCTGGCTTATACCTATGTGGAGAGCCTTGTTTCGGTTGTGAATAACAACAAGGTGGTGCCGAAGAAGAAAGGAACTACGCCTAACAAGACCATTAAGAA GAACGATTTTCTGTCTTCAGGGTTCAAGCTTAAGCTTTGA
- the LOC141592853 gene encoding F-box protein CPR1-like, giving the protein MAAFLPFELITEILTKLPVKSLHRFKCVSKSWNSIITSSKFIKQHLHQTLISNTNTNTHIIISTNSIVSSAISTVKFRFHIVNHPLDHLPNRSPGNITGSVHGVFLLVDSSTKTLCLFNPSNKTQRLVPHSPSRKPASPSPKLAFVFKLVEVFGFGYDDNTDDYKVVRLAQWELFGYFDREASVYSMRNDSWESVNDETVSYTLQETSAIAVDSTLWFVMISNNSDSVLKCFDLRTNTFWLVDFPELDRDSGKNIFMTLRSLRDCVCLLVSYRNKNRVFLHADVWEMNESKWVKLFKIRKNEIRERCMFLRLVTYSKDMKSVLIEVDCDWHGWYDLVTKKFRRVSVQGLEAVDAPYVAYPYVETLVSVENNKVVSKMEGTWPKKTIKKNDFLSSGFKLKL; this is encoded by the coding sequence aTGGCGGCATTTCTACCATTTGAACTCATCACTGAAATTCTCACAAAACTTCCTGTAAAATCCCTTCATCGTTTCAAATGTGTCTCAAAATCATGGAATTCCATAATTACTTCTTCAAAattcatcaaacaacatcttcaTCAAACCCTAATCTCTAACACCAACACTAACACCCACATCATCATCTCTACAAACTCCATCGTCTCTTCCGCCATATCCACTGTCAAATTCCGCTTCCATATCGTAAACCATCCTCTAGATCACCTCCCTAACCGTTCCCCTGGTAACATAACCGGAAGCGTCCATGGTGTCTTCCTCCTTGTTGACTCCTCTACGAAAACTTTGTGTTTATTCAATCCGTCAAACAAAACGCAGCGTTTAGTCCCTCATTCTCCGTCTCGTAAACCAGCTTCTCCGTCTCCTAAACTAGCTTTTGTGTTTAAGCTTGTGGAGGTGTTCGGGTTTGGGTATGATGATAACACGGATGATTACAAGGTTGTTAGGTTGGCGCAGTGGGAATTGTTCGGGTATTTCGATAGGGAGGCGTCTGTTTATAGTATGCGGAATGACTCTTGGGAATCTGTTaatgatgagacggtttcatatACTCTTCAGGAGACCAGTGCTATTGCTGTTGATTCGACATTGTGGTTTGTCATGATTTCGAATAATTCTGATTCCGTGTTGAAATGTTTTGATCTTAGGACTAATACGTTTTGGCTTGTCGATTTTCCCGAGTTGGATAGGGATAGTGGTAAGAATATATTTATGACTTTGAGAAGTTTGCGCGACTGTGTGTGCTTGCTTGTGAGTTACCGTAAcaaaaaccgtgtgtttttaCATGCGGATGTGTGGGAAATGAATGAGTCTAAGTGGGTTAAGCTGTTTAAGATTCGAAAGAATGAAATTCGTGAGCGTTGTATGTTTCTTAGGTTGGTTACTTACTCGAAAGATATGAAGAGTGTGTTGATTGAGGTTGATTGTGATTGGCACGGTTGGTATGATTTGGTGACTAAAAAGTTTAGGAGAGTTTCGGTTCAAGGACTGGAAGCTGTGGATGCGCCTTATGTGGCTTATCCCTATGTGGAGACCCTTGTTTCGGTTGAGAATAATAAGGTGGTGTCGAAGATGGAAGGAACTTGGCCTAAGAAGACCATTAAGAA
- the LOC141593137 gene encoding uncharacterized protein LOC141593137 produces the protein MKGDKYEGLIKHTKTPAFQKKSKQASLNKRGGKEDAVNEPTHYAGSRSFWNRMLGRGKKKSQPIATVPELFLDTHSRVDHKGVRTWTKPKDKQLYEAFEQEKAANPETPDNDIWFKLVDGFKKGNVYGTGSSTPAFYEKRVGDRLQQFPKNTYQPGIISQLQGQIKERDEQQDQIFDPVSACSFHFSAAISSFLLIQFIVSSSN, from the exons atgaaag gtgacaagtatgaaggcttaataaagcataccaaaactcccgcttttcagaagaagtctaagcaagcatccctcaacaaaagaggaggaaaggaagacgccgtgaacgagccaactcattacgcgggttcacgatcgttctggaatcgtatgttgggg agaggaaagaagaagtcacagccgattgcgacggtaccagaactgtttctggacacgcattccagggttgaccacaaaggagttagaacttggactaagccaaaagacaagcaattatat gaagcatttgaacaagaaaaagccgccaatccagaaactccggataatgacatatggtttaagttggtggatggcttcaagaaagggaacgtgtatggtaccggaagttcaacaccggctttctatgaaaaacgcgtaggagatcgacttcaacaattcccaaagaacacgtatcaaccgggaattattagtcaacttcaaggtCAAATAaaagagcgtgatgaac agcaggatCAAATTTTTGATCCTGTTTCTGCTTGTTCTTTTCATTTTTCCGCTGCAATTTCAAGTTTTCTTTTAATTCAGTTCATTGTTTCTTCATCAAATTAA
- the LOC141592850 gene encoding F-box protein CPR1-like isoform X4 → MAECLPLELITLILTKLPVKPLHRFKCVSKTWNSTITSSKFIKQHFHQTLISNTNNKILLISKNTILSSTISTVKLRFDIVNHPLNNIPHCPLIDVSGIVHGVVLLVDSSKKTVCLFNPTNKTTRLVPPAPSQKPASDDFDIAEVLGFGYDSVTDDYKIVKLVEWDVYRETSVYSMRNDSWKSVNDETPVSYTLREINAVAVDEILCFSVISRDRKPVLKCFDLRTSTFSLVDFPELDRGIGVMAMSFRSLRGCLCLVVSYRKHRVDPDKFIGGSFFYADVWEMNQCKWVKLFRIRKNEIRKDCMHLRLVTYSKDMKSVLIEVDGIWFGWYNLVTKKFKRVPVQGLEAVDLPFLAYTYVESLVSVVNNNKVVPKKKGTTPNKTIKKNDFLSSGFKLKL, encoded by the exons ATGGCGGAATGTCTACCATTAGAACTTATCACATTAATCCTCACAAAACTTCCTGTAAAACCCCTTCATCGTTTCAAATGTGTCTCAAAAACATGGAATTCCACAATCACTTCCTCAAAGTTCATCAAACAACATTTTCATCAAACCCTAATCTCTAACACCAACAACAAAATCCTCTTAATCTCTAAGAACACGATTCTCTCCTCCACCATATCCACTGTCAAACTCCGCTTCGATATCGTAAACCATCCTTTAAATAACATCCCTCACTGCCCCCTTATCGACGTATCCGGAATCGTCCATGGTGTTGTCCTCCTTGTTGACTCCTCTAAGAAAACCGTATGTTTATTCAACCCCACAAACAAAACGACACGTTTAGTCCCTCCTGCTCCGTCTCAGAAGCCGGCTTCTGATGATTTTGATATTGCCGAGGTGTTGGGGTTTGGGTATGATAGTGTTACAGATGATTACAAGATTGTTAAGTTGGTTGAGTGGGATGTGTATCGGGAGACGTCTGTATATAGTATGCGGAATGACTCGTGGAAATCTGTTAATGATGAGACACCCGTTTCATATACTCTTCGGGAGATCAATGCTGTTGCTGTTGATGAGATATTGTGTTTTTCAGTGATTTCGAGGGATCGTAAGCCGGTGTTGAAATGTTTTGATCTTAGGACTAGTACGTTTTCGCTTGTCGATTTTCCCGAGTTGGATAGAGGTATTGGTGTGATGGCGATGAGTTTCAGAAGTTTACGCGGATGTTTATGCTTGGTTGTGAGTTACCGTAAGCATAGGGTTGACCCGGATAAGTTCATTGGCGGCTCGTTTTTTTACGCGGATGTGTGGGAAATGAATCAGTGTAAGTGGGTTAAGCTGTTTAGGATTCGAAAGAATGAAATTCGTAAGGATTGTATGCATCTTAGGCTTGTTACTTACTCGAAAGATATGAAGAGCGTGTTGATTGAGGTTGATGGTATTTGGTTTGGTTGGTATAATTTGGTGACTAAAAAGTTTAAGAGAGTTCCGGTTCAAGGACTGGAAGCTGTGGATTTGCCTTTTCTGGCTTATACCTATGTGGAGAGCCTTGTTTCGGTTGTGAATAACAACAAGGTGGTGCCGAAGAAGAAAGGAACTACGCCTAACAAGACCATTAAGAA GAACGATTTTCTGTCTTCGGGATTCAAGCTTAAGCTCTGA